From Mucilaginibacter rubeus, a single genomic window includes:
- a CDS encoding UbiA family prenyltransferase, protein MKFKQFIPTRSAWAHLRFVFSVFLLPVYLFAFSQADTVKTSTAVLVFFIWHFLAFPASNGYNSYFDKDEDSIALLAKPPEVDISLYYFSILLEAVAFLSGFIISWEFAFAVLIYGIMSKLYSHPATRLKKYPIISFLTVFIFQGCFIYYTTYTALTGTSLFSHWDLGLIIPGAISSCLIGASYPLTQVYQHEEDSRRGDKTLSIVLGYKGSFIFSGVLFAMGIGLSYYYWHLAGMMLNFYFFLVCAAPIFIFFNYWFYKVGKSTVNASFKNAMLMNFISSGCMLIYFGVLAVFS, encoded by the coding sequence ATGAAATTTAAGCAATTTATTCCTACACGGTCGGCATGGGCGCATTTGAGGTTTGTATTTTCTGTTTTTTTGCTGCCGGTGTACCTGTTTGCCTTTAGCCAGGCCGATACAGTGAAAACATCAACAGCGGTGCTTGTATTTTTTATCTGGCATTTTTTAGCTTTCCCGGCCAGCAATGGTTATAACAGTTATTTTGATAAGGATGAAGATAGCATTGCCCTGTTAGCCAAACCGCCTGAAGTAGACATCAGCCTTTATTATTTCTCTATTTTGCTGGAGGCTGTTGCATTTTTATCGGGTTTTATCATTAGCTGGGAATTTGCCTTCGCGGTACTTATTTATGGTATTATGTCAAAACTGTACAGCCATCCGGCTACCCGTTTAAAAAAGTATCCCATCATTAGCTTTTTAACGGTGTTTATTTTCCAGGGATGTTTTATTTATTATACCACATATACTGCCCTCACCGGCACAAGCCTGTTTAGTCATTGGGATTTAGGGTTGATTATTCCGGGGGCTATCAGTTCCTGCCTCATCGGTGCGTCCTATCCTTTAACACAGGTTTATCAGCATGAAGAAGACAGCAGGCGTGGCGATAAAACACTTAGCATAGTTTTGGGCTATAAAGGCTCTTTTATTTTTTCGGGGGTATTATTCGCGATGGGGATAGGTTTGTCTTATTATTATTGGCACCTGGCCGGAATGATGCTTAACTTTTACTTTTTTCTGGTATGCGCCGCTCCGATATTTATTTTCTTCAACTACTGGTTTTATAAGGTAGGCAAGTCGACCGTTAATGCCAGCTTTAAAAATGCCATGCTTATGAATTTTATCAGCTCGGGTTGTATGCTGATTTATTTTGGGGTGCTGGCGGTTTTTAGTTGA
- a CDS encoding NAD(P)/FAD-dependent oxidoreductase has translation MSDVIVIGGGLAGLFNAILLNRAGLQVTVIEKKTYPMHRVCGEYISNEVIPFLSSLDIDLNQLNVARINRLEVTAASGTKLSQKLDLGGFGLSRFTFDNYLYQKAINEGVKVLVGTRVEDIRFIDEQFEVVTPGETLTAPLAIGSFGKRSNLDQKLKRPFFYKRSPYLAVKFHLQMDFPQDLIQLNNYKDGYCGVSKTDGDRYCMCYMAHRDDLRKYGSLQALEENVIRKNPYLDEIFCNAKFLLDKPEVINEISFEKKAPVDNHILMSGDTAGMIAPLCGNGMTMAIHSAKILSEKIITHYTPGNFNSDKRANLEQDYTQSWNKQFAQRLWLGRQLQRLFGNDNMTAITLNMLSRLPSVAQYLISKTHGQPFA, from the coding sequence ATGAGCGATGTAATTGTAATTGGCGGAGGCCTGGCCGGATTATTCAACGCCATATTGCTTAACCGTGCGGGGCTTCAGGTTACAGTCATCGAAAAAAAGACTTATCCCATGCACCGCGTTTGTGGCGAGTACATCTCCAATGAGGTGATCCCTTTTTTATCTTCCTTAGATATCGATCTCAATCAACTCAACGTTGCCCGCATTAACCGGCTTGAAGTAACAGCGGCTTCCGGCACCAAACTTTCGCAAAAACTTGATTTGGGTGGCTTTGGTTTAAGCAGGTTTACTTTTGACAATTACCTTTATCAGAAAGCCATTAACGAAGGGGTTAAGGTTTTAGTGGGAACCCGTGTGGAAGACATCCGTTTTATTGACGAACAATTTGAAGTGGTAACTCCCGGCGAAACTTTGACTGCACCATTGGCTATCGGCTCGTTCGGCAAACGTTCCAATCTTGATCAAAAACTTAAGCGGCCATTTTTTTATAAACGCAGTCCTTATCTGGCCGTGAAATTTCATTTGCAGATGGATTTTCCGCAAGATCTGATCCAACTTAATAACTATAAAGATGGCTATTGCGGCGTAAGCAAAACCGATGGCGACAGGTACTGTATGTGCTACATGGCCCATCGCGATGATCTTCGTAAATATGGATCGCTGCAAGCGTTAGAAGAAAACGTGATCCGCAAAAACCCTTACCTGGATGAAATTTTTTGCAACGCTAAGTTTTTGCTGGATAAGCCGGAAGTGATCAACGAGATCTCTTTCGAGAAAAAAGCTCCTGTTGATAACCATATTCTCATGAGTGGCGATACCGCAGGGATGATAGCCCCACTTTGCGGCAACGGCATGACTATGGCCATTCATTCGGCCAAAATTCTATCAGAAAAAATCATTACGCATTATACGCCGGGTAATTTCAACTCCGATAAGCGCGCTAACCTTGAACAGGACTATACCCAAAGCTGGAACAAACAGTTTGCCCAAAGGCTTTGGCTGGGCCGGCAATTACAACGTTTGTTCGGCAATGATAACATGACCGCCATTACTTTAAATATGCTCAGCCGCCTGCCTTCAGTGGCGCAATACCTGATAAGTAAAACCCACGGCCAACCATTTGCATAG
- a CDS encoding lytic transglycosylase domain-containing protein, with amino-acid sequence MIKKHLLTCSVTLVLVLISGLNIFGKIVTQKGTKKASLSPRTSDFIFIKSTSAVTYNFADEALPVNDARVTFKLNKSLRQHDFKSVQSNILHRKAELWFPIIEPILKFYGIPEDFKYVPLVESGLKSGTSSKGASGFWQFMPGTARTYGLRVGHGVDERKNLRKSTIAACKYIKELYDQFNSWTLAAAAYNNGSIKLARAINKQNEDNYFRMKLNRETGSYVYKLIAMKAIIEQPKEHGYDNYFYIPPASQLLAIN; translated from the coding sequence ATGATTAAAAAACACTTACTTACGTGCTCCGTAACGCTGGTGCTGGTTCTCATTTCCGGGCTTAATATTTTCGGTAAAATTGTTACCCAAAAAGGCACAAAAAAAGCCTCTTTGAGCCCCCGAACCTCAGATTTTATTTTTATTAAAAGCACATCGGCTGTTACTTACAATTTTGCCGATGAAGCTTTACCAGTTAATGACGCAAGAGTTACCTTTAAACTCAATAAATCGCTCAGGCAACATGACTTTAAAAGTGTGCAAAGCAATATTTTGCATCGCAAGGCCGAGTTATGGTTTCCGATTATTGAACCGATTTTGAAGTTTTATGGTATCCCTGAAGATTTTAAGTATGTACCCCTGGTCGAGTCGGGCCTTAAATCGGGTACATCATCTAAAGGCGCGTCGGGCTTTTGGCAATTTATGCCGGGTACAGCACGTACCTACGGACTTAGAGTAGGCCATGGTGTTGATGAGCGGAAAAACCTTCGCAAATCAACCATTGCAGCCTGCAAGTATATCAAAGAACTATACGATCAATTTAACAGCTGGACACTGGCGGCTGCAGCTTACAACAATGGCTCAATCAAATTAGCACGAGCCATTAATAAGCAAAATGAAGATAACTACTTTCGTATGAAGCTGAACCGCGAAACCGGTTCATATGTTTACAAGCTGATTGCCATGAAAGCTATTATCGAGCAGCCGAAAGAGCACGGATATGATAATTATTTTTATATCCCGCCTGCATCTCAGTTGCTGGCAATTAATTAA
- a CDS encoding pseudouridine synthase: MVFKRPAGSRDDKPRKSSSRSSKSDDRPKKSASTPKGKATPNGEKKIFSRPEKTFQSNRFSDDRPKSNFRDGSSSGDKRSGGKSRPYSGRPAGDGEDRPKRNFGGDSTGERKSFSGGPRKPYSGRPTTGDSERPKRSFGGDAQGEKKPYSSPRTRSSASFEGKPKRSFGGDAAGERKFAPRGTEGGFRKREGGFKEKSPFGERPAHRPHDRENQQDAPKTMRGRKNAPAKKTEDDGLIRLNRYISNAGICSRRKADELITAGVVSVNGEVVTELGTKVNPLKDTIKYNGETLKREKMVYVLLNKPKDYITTTDDPQERRTVMHLVEKATRERIYPVGRLDRNTTGLLLMTNDGDLADKLSHPRNSITKLYQVELSKSLSQGDLNKLTFGLELEDGLIKPDSVSYVTGGSKREIGIQIHSGKNRIVRRMFEHLGYEVVKLDRVVYANLTKKDLPRGRWRYLDEKEIIQLKHLMK; this comes from the coding sequence ATGGTATTTAAGAGACCAGCAGGTAGTCGCGACGACAAACCCAGAAAGTCGTCATCAAGGAGTTCAAAATCCGACGACCGACCAAAAAAATCAGCATCAACCCCAAAAGGTAAAGCTACTCCAAACGGAGAGAAAAAAATATTTTCCAGACCGGAAAAAACATTCCAAAGCAACAGGTTCAGTGACGATAGGCCCAAAAGCAATTTTAGGGACGGTTCATCATCTGGCGATAAAAGATCAGGCGGTAAGTCAAGGCCATACTCAGGCAGGCCTGCCGGTGATGGTGAAGACAGGCCAAAAAGAAATTTCGGCGGTGATAGTACCGGCGAAAGAAAGTCATTTAGCGGTGGCCCACGTAAACCTTATAGCGGCAGACCGACAACCGGTGATAGCGAAAGGCCGAAAAGAAGTTTCGGTGGCGATGCGCAAGGCGAAAAAAAACCTTACTCATCTCCGCGCACCCGCTCATCAGCAAGCTTTGAAGGTAAACCTAAAAGAAGCTTTGGTGGTGATGCAGCCGGCGAGCGTAAGTTTGCGCCACGGGGAACCGAGGGCGGTTTCAGAAAACGCGAAGGTGGTTTTAAAGAGAAATCACCATTTGGCGAAAGGCCTGCGCACAGGCCGCATGACAGGGAAAACCAACAGGATGCCCCTAAAACCATGCGTGGCCGTAAAAACGCTCCTGCTAAAAAAACAGAAGACGACGGGCTGATCCGTTTAAACCGTTACATATCAAATGCAGGTATTTGCTCTCGCCGTAAGGCCGATGAGCTGATCACTGCCGGTGTTGTATCTGTAAACGGTGAAGTGGTAACTGAGCTGGGCACCAAAGTGAACCCGCTTAAAGACACTATTAAATATAACGGCGAAACGCTGAAACGCGAAAAAATGGTTTATGTATTATTAAATAAACCAAAGGATTACATCACTACAACTGATGATCCGCAAGAGCGCCGTACAGTAATGCACCTGGTTGAAAAAGCCACACGCGAGCGTATTTACCCGGTTGGCCGTCTTGACCGTAACACTACCGGTTTGTTATTAATGACAAACGATGGTGATTTGGCCGATAAGCTTTCGCATCCGCGTAACAGCATCACCAAACTATACCAGGTTGAACTAAGCAAAAGTTTAAGCCAGGGCGATTTAAATAAATTAACTTTTGGTCTTGAACTGGAAGATGGTTTAATTAAGCCAGACTCAGTATCATACGTTACCGGTGGTTCAAAACGCGAGATCGGGATCCAGATCCACAGCGGCAAAAACCGTATCGTTCGCCGTATGTTTGAGCACCTTGGTTACGAAGTTGTAAAGCTGGACAGGGTGGTTTATGCCAACCTTACCAAAAAAGACCTTCCGCGTGGCCGCTGGCGTTACCTCGACGAAAAAGAGATTATCCAGTTAAAACACCTGATGAAATAA
- a CDS encoding type III polyketide synthase: MESCISAIGIANPANRIAQQDIYHFMANAFGLDATNAARLKGIYDHSGIDYRYSVIPDFGYRDAADFTFFEQSPGLEPFPDTQKRLKLYEKEAIAIAVNAAKNCIQNFDDDITGSITHLVTISCTGMHAPGIDIELVDRLQLNRDTERTCINFMGCYGAINGLKAADYICRADANAKVLVVSVELCTLHFQKVNTLDNWVANSLFSDGAAAVLVENTANRLGNGNYFSLKNFYSEFVIEARNEMGWYVGNTGFEMKLTSKVSKQIKKHIKALTDRFLQKAKTHKDDITAYAVHPGGRTILEAVEDALELPEESNAFAYQVLQEYGNMSSATILFVLDKMLKAGNLVDQKILSFAFGPGLTVEGMILEMH; the protein is encoded by the coding sequence ATGGAGAGTTGCATCAGTGCTATCGGGATAGCAAATCCCGCCAATCGTATTGCCCAGCAGGATATTTACCATTTTATGGCTAATGCCTTTGGTTTGGATGCAACTAACGCGGCAAGGCTAAAAGGCATTTATGATCATTCGGGAATTGATTACCGTTATTCGGTGATCCCTGATTTCGGCTATCGCGATGCGGCGGATTTTACTTTTTTTGAGCAGTCGCCGGGGCTTGAGCCATTTCCTGACACCCAAAAGCGCTTAAAACTTTATGAGAAGGAGGCCATTGCCATAGCAGTAAACGCTGCAAAAAACTGCATCCAAAATTTCGATGACGATATTACCGGCAGCATTACACACCTGGTAACCATTAGCTGTACTGGGATGCATGCGCCGGGCATTGATATTGAACTGGTTGACAGGCTTCAATTGAACCGTGATACCGAGCGTACCTGCATCAATTTCATGGGTTGCTACGGCGCCATAAACGGGCTCAAAGCTGCCGATTATATTTGCCGTGCCGATGCCAATGCCAAGGTACTTGTGGTAAGTGTAGAACTTTGCACCCTGCATTTTCAGAAAGTAAATACGCTGGATAACTGGGTTGCCAACTCGCTATTTTCGGATGGTGCGGCGGCAGTACTTGTCGAAAATACGGCCAACCGCTTAGGTAATGGTAATTACTTTTCGCTCAAAAATTTTTATTCTGAATTTGTGATTGAGGCCAGGAATGAGATGGGATGGTATGTGGGCAATACAGGTTTCGAAATGAAGCTTACCTCCAAAGTATCCAAACAAATCAAAAAACATATCAAGGCCCTTACCGACCGTTTTCTGCAAAAAGCGAAAACCCACAAAGATGACATTACTGCCTACGCTGTTCACCCCGGCGGGCGCACCATTTTAGAAGCGGTGGAAGATGCCCTGGAATTACCTGAAGAGAGCAACGCCTTTGCCTACCAGGTTTTGCAGGAGTATGGCAACATGTCGTCGGCCACTATTTTATTTGTGTTGGATAAAATGCTGAAAGCAGGTAACCTGGTCGATCAAAAGATCCTGAGTTTTGCCTTTGGGCCGGGTTTAACGGTTGAGGGGATGATACTTGAAATGCACTAA
- a CDS encoding type II toxin-antitoxin system Phd/YefM family antitoxin — MEAITIKHFKKNIKSCFDKVCADRKPLVVTDISHGDIVILSKAEYNSMEETFYLLKNPRNAARLLQGTEEYKQNK, encoded by the coding sequence ATGGAAGCAATAACGATTAAACATTTTAAGAAAAATATAAAATCGTGTTTTGATAAGGTCTGTGCTGATCGTAAGCCACTTGTGGTTACGGATATCTCGCACGGTGATATTGTAATCTTGTCGAAGGCCGAATACAACAGCATGGAAGAAACTTTCTATCTTCTTAAAAATCCGAGAAATGCTGCCAGGCTACTACAAGGCACTGAGGAATATAAACAAAACAAGTAA
- the uvrA gene encoding excinuclease ABC subunit UvrA has protein sequence MSTKPLVDLGEQSEVEVYGARVHNLKNIDVSFPRNQLVVITGLSGSGKSSLAFDTIYAEGQRRYMETFSAYSRQFMGGMERPDVDKVSGLSPVIAIEQKTTSKNPRSTVGTITEIYDFMRLLFARAGDAYSYTTGEKMERMSEDQILKTIAEKFDGQPVNILAPVVKARKGHYRELFESIRKQGFLKVWVDGAIADVEPKMQVDRYKIHDIDIVVDRLVVSEKDSKRLYTSVQQALKIAKGIIRIADKDNNVSYYSKYLMDPVSGISYDEPQPNTFSFNSPYGACEKCNGLGYIFEVDEASVIPNPKLSIMNGGLAPIGEYRETWIFQVLKSLAKKYEFSLSTPIEKLNRDQLDMILNGAPETLSVAVEYNKWNVQSYQITFEGIIRMLEEQQERRNDEGMDDMENYRVLRTCPVCEGARLKKESLHFKVDGKNIFELACMDINHLQEWFDGLEDRLNERQNVIAKEILKEIRARIVFLLDVGLSYLTLDRTAKTLSGGEAQRIRLATQIGSQLMNVMYILDEPSIGLHQRDNERLINALKNLRDLGNTVLVVEHDKDMILEADHVIDMGPAAGVHGGQVVAEGTPAQLMEKHTLTTSYINGEREIAIPKKRREGNGKTLSLKKATGHNLKKVSVDFPLGKLIGITGVSGSGKSSLITETLYPILNHHFFRAKKQPLPYEKIEGLEHIDKVIEIDQTPIGRTPRSNPATYTGVFSDIRNLFVALPESRIRGYKPGRFSFNVKGGRCETCQGAGMKVIEMNFLPDVQVPCEECGGRRYNRETLEVRYRGKSISDVLDMSIEDATPFFEHIPSIYRKVKTLNDVGLGYITLGQASTTLSGGEAQRVKLATELSKKDTGNTFYILDEPTTGLHFEDINVLLGVLNQLVDKGNTVLVIEHNLDVIKVVDHVIDLGPEGGSGGGNILFSGTPEGLCKVKNSFTGKFLKKEMGL, from the coding sequence ATGAGTACAAAACCTCTTGTTGACCTGGGCGAGCAAAGTGAAGTTGAAGTTTATGGGGCCCGGGTGCATAACCTGAAAAATATAGATGTTTCGTTTCCGCGCAACCAGCTGGTAGTAATTACCGGGCTTAGCGGCAGCGGTAAATCATCACTGGCATTTGATACTATTTACGCCGAAGGCCAGCGCCGTTATATGGAAACATTCTCGGCCTATTCGCGCCAGTTTATGGGTGGTATGGAACGGCCCGATGTGGATAAAGTATCGGGCCTGAGCCCGGTTATTGCCATTGAACAAAAAACCACCAGCAAAAACCCGCGTTCAACTGTAGGTACCATTACCGAGATCTACGATTTTATGCGTTTGCTTTTCGCCCGTGCTGGTGATGCTTACTCTTACACCACCGGTGAAAAGATGGAGCGTATGAGCGAAGACCAAATCCTGAAAACCATTGCCGAAAAATTTGACGGGCAACCGGTTAATATCCTGGCCCCGGTGGTAAAGGCACGTAAAGGCCACTACCGTGAGTTGTTCGAGTCTATCCGCAAGCAAGGTTTTTTAAAAGTTTGGGTTGATGGCGCCATTGCCGATGTTGAACCCAAAATGCAGGTTGACCGTTACAAGATCCACGATATTGATATTGTGGTTGACCGCCTGGTGGTTAGCGAAAAAGACAGCAAACGTTTATACACCTCCGTTCAGCAGGCTTTAAAAATTGCCAAGGGCATTATCCGTATTGCCGATAAAGACAATAATGTATCCTATTATAGTAAATACCTGATGGACCCGGTTTCGGGTATCTCGTATGATGAACCACAGCCAAATACATTCTCGTTCAACTCCCCTTATGGCGCCTGCGAAAAATGTAACGGCTTGGGTTATATTTTTGAGGTTGATGAAGCTTCGGTAATTCCGAACCCGAAACTGAGCATCATGAATGGCGGTTTAGCCCCTATTGGCGAATATCGTGAAACATGGATTTTCCAGGTGCTCAAATCGCTGGCAAAAAAATATGAGTTTTCGTTATCAACCCCTATCGAAAAACTTAACCGCGATCAGCTGGATATGATCCTGAACGGTGCGCCTGAAACATTGAGTGTTGCCGTTGAATATAACAAGTGGAACGTTCAAAGCTACCAGATTACATTTGAAGGGATCATCCGCATGCTGGAAGAACAGCAGGAGCGTCGCAACGATGAAGGTATGGATGATATGGAGAACTACCGTGTGCTCCGCACCTGCCCGGTTTGCGAAGGCGCAAGGCTTAAAAAGGAGTCACTACATTTTAAGGTAGATGGCAAAAATATATTTGAACTGGCCTGTATGGATATCAATCACCTGCAGGAATGGTTTGATGGCCTGGAAGACCGCCTTAACGAACGCCAGAATGTTATAGCTAAAGAGATCCTGAAAGAGATCCGCGCACGTATTGTGTTTTTACTGGATGTTGGTTTAAGCTATTTAACGCTCGACCGTACAGCAAAAACCCTTTCAGGTGGTGAAGCGCAACGTATCAGGCTTGCTACACAAATTGGTTCGCAGCTGATGAATGTCATGTACATTCTGGATGAGCCAAGTATAGGCCTGCACCAGCGCGACAATGAGCGATTAATTAACGCCCTTAAAAACCTGCGCGATTTGGGTAACACGGTACTGGTTGTTGAACACGATAAAGACATGATATTGGAAGCCGACCATGTAATTGACATGGGCCCGGCAGCAGGCGTGCACGGCGGCCAGGTGGTTGCCGAAGGTACTCCCGCCCAGTTAATGGAAAAACACACGCTTACCACATCATATATTAATGGCGAGCGTGAAATTGCTATACCTAAAAAACGCCGCGAAGGCAATGGTAAAACCCTGAGCTTGAAAAAAGCTACCGGCCATAATTTGAAAAAAGTATCTGTTGATTTCCCTCTGGGTAAACTCATAGGTATAACCGGCGTATCCGGCAGTGGTAAATCAAGCTTGATTACCGAAACACTATACCCTATCTTGAACCATCATTTTTTCAGGGCAAAAAAACAACCGCTGCCTTATGAAAAAATTGAGGGACTGGAGCATATCGATAAAGTAATTGAGATAGATCAAACGCCTATCGGTCGTACGCCGCGTTCAAACCCGGCTACTTATACCGGGGTGTTTTCGGATATCCGTAATTTGTTTGTGGCATTGCCCGAGTCAAGGATCAGGGGGTACAAACCGGGCCGTTTCTCGTTCAACGTAAAAGGCGGCCGCTGTGAAACCTGCCAGGGTGCCGGTATGAAGGTAATTGAAATGAACTTTTTACCCGATGTGCAGGTACCATGCGAAGAATGCGGCGGCAGACGCTACAACCGTGAAACACTTGAGGTACGCTACCGGGGTAAATCCATTAGCGATGTATTGGACATGAGCATTGAAGATGCTACGCCATTTTTTGAGCATATCCCATCTATCTATCGTAAAGTAAAAACGCTAAACGACGTAGGCTTAGGTTATATTACTTTGGGCCAGGCTTCAACTACGTTATCCGGCGGTGAAGCACAACGCGTTAAACTGGCTACCGAGCTATCTAAAAAAGACACGGGCAACACCTTTTATATATTGGATGAGCCAACTACAGGTTTACACTTTGAAGATATCAACGTGTTGTTAGGCGTACTTAATCAATTGGTTGATAAAGGCAATACCGTTTTGGTGATTGAACACAACCTTGATGTTATTAAAGTAGTTGACCACGTAATTGACCTTGGCCCTGAAGGTGGCTCTGGCGGCGGTAATATCCTGTTCTCGGGCACGCCTGAAGGTTTGTGCAAGGTTAAGAACAGCTTTACCGGCAAGTTTTTGAAAAAGGAAATGGGATTGTAA
- a CDS encoding DUF885 domain-containing protein, whose translation MKKILLALFIAGSFTACNQPKSNDTGSAIPANKDLAKVFEDYFQDGLKLYPFNATYIGDRRYNDLLPNDGSAEFLKKAYDYNSVYLSKVKNFERAELNTDDQLSYDIFTYEVQLSLDNFKHHFEYMPFNQFYALPITMGQLGSGSGAQPFKTVVDYNDWLKRLSAFQTWADTAISNFNKGIKAGVVLPKSLVVKMIPEMQDLVSKDVEKSLFYGPVTNMPKDFSDADKKQLTEAYKKAITTIVNPTYQKLADYLKNQYLPHARTTSGFSSLPDGTAKYTYLVKQQTTTDKTPEEIYQLGLKEVARIRGLMDSIKTSVGFKGDLKAFFEYMKTDPKFTPYKTPKDVLDAFENIHKRMEPNLKKMFNHVPKTPFEIRQTEAFRAASASAEYNQGSADGTRPGIFYVPILDATKFNTTSGMESLFLHEAIPGHHYQISLTQENTSLPKFRRFDPGETAYVEGWALYCESLGKELGLYTDPYQHMGALGDEIHRAIRLVVDVAIHTKGMTREQAIKYMMDNEAISEQGATAEIERYMAIPGQALSYKIGALKIRELRNKYEKQLGSKFNIAEFHNQVLKDGAMPMAVFEAKMDAWAAKQ comes from the coding sequence ATGAAAAAAATATTACTCGCGCTATTTATAGCAGGTTCGTTTACGGCCTGTAACCAGCCTAAATCAAACGATACAGGTAGTGCCATCCCAGCCAATAAAGACCTGGCAAAAGTTTTTGAAGATTACTTTCAGGATGGATTAAAGCTTTACCCGTTTAACGCCACCTACATTGGCGACAGGCGCTATAATGATCTGTTACCTAACGATGGCTCTGCCGAGTTTTTGAAAAAGGCTTATGATTATAACTCGGTTTACCTGTCGAAAGTAAAAAACTTTGAAAGAGCCGAGTTGAATACCGACGATCAGCTATCTTATGATATTTTCACTTACGAGGTACAGCTATCGCTTGATAACTTTAAGCACCATTTTGAGTACATGCCCTTTAACCAGTTTTATGCCTTGCCAATTACCATGGGGCAATTGGGATCTGGCTCAGGTGCGCAGCCTTTTAAAACCGTTGTTGATTATAACGACTGGCTTAAACGCTTATCGGCTTTCCAGACCTGGGCGGATACTGCCATCTCTAATTTTAACAAAGGCATCAAAGCAGGTGTAGTATTACCAAAATCGCTGGTTGTTAAAATGATTCCCGAAATGCAAGACCTGGTATCAAAAGACGTGGAAAAAAGCCTGTTCTATGGGCCGGTTACCAACATGCCAAAAGATTTTTCGGATGCCGACAAAAAACAACTGACCGAAGCCTATAAAAAAGCTATCACTACCATAGTTAACCCTACATACCAAAAACTGGCCGATTACCTGAAAAACCAGTACCTGCCGCACGCGCGTACTACCTCAGGCTTTTCATCGTTACCGGATGGTACCGCCAAATACACTTACTTAGTTAAACAGCAAACCACTACCGATAAAACTCCTGAAGAAATTTACCAACTGGGATTAAAAGAAGTTGCCCGCATCCGCGGATTGATGGACAGTATCAAAACCAGCGTTGGCTTTAAAGGCGATCTGAAAGCGTTTTTCGAATACATGAAAACCGACCCTAAGTTTACACCTTACAAAACACCCAAGGACGTGCTTGATGCTTTTGAAAACATTCACAAACGCATGGAGCCCAACCTGAAAAAAATGTTTAACCATGTGCCTAAAACGCCATTCGAGATCAGGCAAACCGAGGCCTTCCGTGCGGCGTCGGCCAGTGCGGAGTACAACCAGGGCTCGGCAGATGGCACCCGTCCGGGAATTTTTTACGTGCCGATTTTGGACGCCACCAAGTTCAACACTACATCGGGTATGGAGTCGTTGTTTTTACATGAGGCTATCCCTGGTCACCATTACCAAATCTCTTTAACACAGGAAAATACATCATTGCCGAAATTCCGCCGGTTTGATCCCGGAGAAACGGCATACGTAGAAGGCTGGGCGCTATATTGCGAATCGTTGGGTAAAGAATTGGGGCTATACACCGACCCATACCAGCATATGGGTGCCTTAGGCGATGAAATTCACCGCGCAATCCGTTTGGTAGTTGATGTCGCCATCCACACCAAAGGCATGACGCGTGAACAAGCTATTAAATACATGATGGATAATGAAGCCATCAGCGAGCAAGGAGCAACCGCCGAAATTGAACGCTACATGGCTATCCCCGGTCAGGCGCTGAGCTATAAAATAGGCGCGCTCAAAATCCGTGAGCTACGTAACAAATATGAAAAACAATTAGGCAGCAAGTTCAATATCGCCGAATTCCATAACCAGGTACTAAAAGATGGCGCTATGCCGATGGCTGTTTTTGAAGCTAAAATGGACGCCTGGGCTGCAAAGCAGTAG
- a CDS encoding YceI family protein, with protein MKKIYIAVLLIFAASASFAQTVTKSDISFKIKNLGFNVGGTFSGLQADIKFKPNDLAGSSIEASVASNTVNSDNESRDNHLKSEDYFDVAKYPKITMKSVSFKRKSGSNYTGNFNVTIRDKTKLIEIPFTYVETGNTAQLKGSFMILRTDFGIGGKNLILSNEANVSVEAEISK; from the coding sequence ATGAAGAAAATTTATATAGCAGTTCTTTTAATATTCGCGGCATCTGCAAGCTTTGCGCAAACGGTTACTAAATCAGATATCAGCTTTAAGATCAAAAATCTGGGCTTTAATGTAGGAGGCACCTTTAGTGGCTTGCAGGCCGATATCAAGTTTAAACCCAATGACCTGGCGGGTAGTTCTATCGAGGCATCCGTTGCTTCCAATACCGTTAATAGCGATAATGAAAGCCGCGATAACCATCTTAAAAGCGAAGATTATTTTGACGTGGCCAAATATCCTAAGATCACGATGAAGTCGGTTTCATTTAAACGTAAAAGCGGGAGCAACTATACCGGCAATTTTAACGTAACTATTAGAGATAAAACAAAGTTGATAGAAATACCTTTTACTTACGTAGAAACGGGTAATACTGCTCAGCTGAAAGGAAGCTTCATGATATTGCGGACAGATTTTGGCATAGGCGGCAAAAACCTGATCCTTTCAAATGAGGCCAATGTTTCGGTTGAGGCGGAGATCAGCAAATAA